Proteins encoded within one genomic window of Synechococcus sp. PCC 7335:
- a CDS encoding alpha/beta hydrolase translates to MKYSFESFLRIASSSFAIASLFAATGTLVDFALPKTASAAEEIRLNVGGPILVSVSIDSLETFAESGEIGSDLRLITRFLNENELQRIRQALQRPVALSVVQTDNLVYSKLGGDFLQNLGKVFKVHRDINGGQALRGALLTAAAQAGPEGWTAIDVLRQFPTHSIDIEIGDLLTLRRSLSVYLGYNEAVVEAIQRQSAAEAAQQSALNPSQDFSQLGPYQYERGSFTLSPSAIRQTRDGLQVNYDFSVETYVPQGLTQPAPVILISHGFGDVQESFDFIASHLASYGYVVMLPDHVGSDLSVRQSFLRGSVDTILSPSEFVSRPQEVSLVINELERLAETSTDWAATLDLDRIGMVGDSLGGSTVLALAGADIDYDRISALCTDEQVILNLSMYLQCQARFLPPQNLRLVDDRIKAVIASHPLGGGLYGPEGMGQINIPTMTFSGSNDIVATMVTEQVHPFIWTGSQDKYLALLTRGTHFTVKPGREGVEGFITALVGENRDIGSRYFKELNIVFWNTYLKEQTEFLPYLSARYGKQISEGEPLLLDIIGSLSPEALTTAYGQAPPTAIIPEPSDSVLRRPREESVLAEIERTGVLKVALRKDASPFGYIDSDDNWVGYCHRFATDLQAHVDQTVGSQVEVELVRISSTLDSRFSLVQDETAHVECGPNTIREDIEGVNFSSPLAVSGTQFLVPRGTIDSEDANPRLDGLRVAVLSNTTTAQFVEETFPQANVVSFPGPIGRSEAISALGMGEVDVVASDGILSISELLRQNLSLADYAVVPERPLTCEFYGLALPNNDQEWQTMINNFLRDTHIERLEQEVPTPLLAGQIETLDYCLNRAPD, encoded by the coding sequence ATGAAATACAGCTTCGAGTCTTTTCTTAGAATTGCATCTAGTAGCTTTGCTATTGCAAGTCTCTTCGCAGCTACAGGCACGCTGGTTGATTTCGCTTTACCAAAGACAGCCAGTGCTGCTGAAGAAATTCGACTCAACGTCGGCGGCCCTATCTTAGTCTCTGTCTCGATAGATTCGCTAGAGACCTTTGCCGAAAGTGGTGAGATTGGATCAGATCTTCGTCTAATCACGCGGTTCCTAAACGAAAATGAATTGCAGCGAATTCGCCAAGCCTTGCAGAGACCTGTTGCACTAAGTGTTGTCCAGACAGATAACTTAGTTTACTCAAAGCTAGGGGGTGATTTTCTGCAGAACCTTGGGAAAGTCTTTAAGGTGCATCGTGATATTAATGGTGGTCAGGCCTTACGAGGCGCTTTACTCACAGCGGCTGCTCAAGCAGGTCCAGAAGGCTGGACTGCAATAGACGTTTTACGACAGTTCCCGACCCACTCGATTGATATTGAAATAGGTGACTTGCTGACTTTGCGCCGGAGTCTGTCAGTATATTTAGGATATAACGAGGCGGTTGTAGAAGCCATTCAGCGTCAGTCTGCTGCTGAAGCCGCCCAACAGTCTGCACTCAACCCGTCTCAAGACTTCTCTCAGCTAGGCCCCTATCAATACGAGCGTGGCAGCTTCACTCTTTCCCCATCCGCAATCCGCCAAACCAGAGATGGACTTCAGGTCAATTACGATTTCTCTGTTGAAACTTATGTACCCCAAGGGTTGACTCAACCTGCCCCCGTTATTTTGATTTCGCACGGGTTTGGCGATGTACAAGAAAGCTTTGACTTTATTGCTTCTCACCTGGCTTCCTACGGCTATGTGGTGATGTTGCCTGACCATGTGGGCAGTGACCTTAGCGTACGACAGAGCTTTCTCCGGGGCTCTGTCGACACTATTTTGAGCCCTTCAGAGTTTGTCAGTCGTCCTCAAGAAGTATCCCTGGTGATCAATGAGCTAGAACGGTTAGCTGAAACCTCTACGGACTGGGCCGCTACGCTAGACCTAGATCGCATTGGCATGGTAGGCGACTCGCTAGGTGGCTCAACCGTCTTAGCGCTAGCAGGGGCAGATATTGACTACGATCGCATATCAGCTCTTTGTACGGACGAGCAGGTCATTCTAAATTTATCTATGTATTTGCAGTGTCAGGCCCGGTTTTTGCCACCGCAAAATCTACGGTTAGTAGATGATCGAATCAAAGCCGTCATTGCCTCTCATCCGCTAGGAGGTGGACTCTACGGCCCGGAAGGAATGGGCCAGATAAACATTCCGACAATGACGTTTTCAGGATCAAACGATATTGTTGCAACAATGGTGACAGAACAGGTCCATCCCTTTATCTGGACAGGTTCACAAGATAAATATTTAGCGCTCCTGACAAGAGGCACCCACTTTACGGTCAAGCCGGGACGCGAAGGCGTAGAAGGGTTTATTACCGCGTTAGTAGGAGAGAACCGCGATATTGGATCTCGCTATTTTAAGGAACTCAACATTGTATTTTGGAATACTTATCTCAAAGAACAAACAGAGTTTCTGCCATACCTCAGCGCCCGCTATGGCAAACAAATCAGTGAAGGTGAACCGCTACTGCTAGATATTATCGGCTCGCTTAGCCCAGAGGCCTTAACCACTGCCTATGGGCAAGCGCCACCTACTGCGATCATTCCCGAACCGAGCGATAGCGTTCTGCGGCGTCCTAGAGAAGAATCTGTTCTTGCTGAGATTGAGCGTACGGGAGTGCTGAAGGTGGCGCTGAGAAAAGATGCTTCACCTTTCGGCTACATTGATAGCGATGATAACTGGGTAGGCTACTGTCACCGTTTTGCTACCGACTTGCAGGCTCATGTAGACCAGACAGTCGGTTCGCAAGTTGAGGTAGAGTTGGTGAGAATCTCTTCGACTTTAGATAGTCGCTTTTCACTAGTGCAAGATGAGACTGCCCATGTCGAGTGTGGTCCTAATACTATTCGAGAAGATATTGAAGGTGTTAATTTTTCGTCTCCTTTAGCTGTATCGGGTACACAGTTTCTAGTCCCGAGAGGAACAATCGATAGTGAAGATGCTAATCCTCGCTTAGATGGTCTGCGCGTAGCGGTTTTGTCCAACACCACTACAGCGCAGTTCGTTGAAGAGACATTTCCACAGGCGAATGTCGTTTCTTTCCCAGGCCCTATTGGGAGAAGTGAAGCTATCAGTGCTCTTGGGATGGGTGAGGTCGATGTTGTTGCTAGTGACGGTATTCTCTCTATAAGCGAACTTCTCCGCCAAAATTTATCTTTGGCGGACTATGCTGTTGTTCCCGAACGTCCTTTGACCTGTGAATTCTACGGTTTGGCGCTGCCAAATAACGATCAAGAGTGGCAAACCATGATCAACAATTTTCTAAGAGATACTCATATAGAACGACTAGAGCAAGAAGTTCCTACGCCTCTGCTAGCAGGACAGATTGAAACGTTAGATTATTGTCTAAATCGAGCTCCAGACTAG
- a CDS encoding efflux RND transporter periplasmic adaptor subunit — MLAENKISSQSPQRSWLSPFVLGTALSISLLSLGCRRTPDADVVSPGIPAQVEELASDTVRDSTTFVGTLEAVEIVDVRSEIQGRIETVFVSPGEFVGPGQSIVSLRPDQTAPQYEGDLAGVEVARTNLASARAQLGIAQAQRTNALSELNVATEYEPRLRTLYEQGAIAELRLDEGLLEVEAAKNNFAAAEEKVTAAQSAIIQAESSIRQAQARADASLVSFQSKEVVSPISGVVGDLNVKRGEYIGTGDQIVQITQTENLVLNLQVPSTRSSQLKEGLTVQLIDPATDELLTNGTVDFISPTVNSEGQTILVKALFNNVGRKLKDSQYVEAKVIWNTEPGLLIPSAAISRSGSKNFVYVVGEEPNESGQEIVNLKPVELGDIQGGRYRVMSGLEEGDRIAVSNILKLQDGAPIVPEVVSKQPFTESEANSEVDSSADSAQRDTNS; from the coding sequence ATGCTTGCTGAAAATAAAATAAGCTCTCAAAGCCCTCAAAGAAGCTGGCTATCGCCTTTTGTATTAGGAACAGCTCTTTCTATTTCACTTCTAAGTTTAGGCTGTCGGCGTACCCCTGATGCAGATGTGGTTTCGCCAGGTATACCCGCACAGGTAGAAGAGTTAGCGTCTGATACGGTGCGCGATAGTACGACGTTTGTCGGTACGCTTGAAGCCGTTGAAATCGTTGACGTACGCTCGGAAATCCAGGGACGAATAGAAACCGTCTTTGTCTCACCTGGAGAGTTTGTTGGTCCAGGGCAGTCGATAGTATCCCTAAGGCCAGATCAAACGGCACCTCAGTATGAAGGCGATCTAGCTGGTGTCGAAGTTGCTAGGACGAATTTAGCTAGTGCAAGAGCGCAACTAGGGATTGCTCAAGCTCAGCGAACAAATGCGCTCTCGGAACTGAATGTGGCTACCGAGTATGAGCCGAGGCTGCGCACCTTATATGAGCAGGGGGCGATCGCAGAGCTACGCTTAGATGAGGGATTACTTGAGGTAGAAGCCGCTAAGAATAACTTTGCTGCTGCTGAAGAAAAAGTGACCGCTGCGCAGAGTGCAATCATTCAAGCGGAGAGTTCCATTCGCCAGGCTCAGGCCCGGGCTGACGCCTCTTTAGTCAGTTTTCAATCTAAAGAAGTTGTATCTCCTATCTCTGGGGTGGTGGGCGACTTAAACGTAAAGCGAGGCGAATATATAGGAACAGGTGATCAGATTGTCCAAATCACCCAAACTGAAAACCTAGTCTTGAATCTGCAAGTGCCGTCTACTCGCTCTTCTCAGCTAAAAGAAGGGCTGACTGTACAGCTAATTGACCCAGCAACAGACGAACTACTGACCAATGGAACAGTCGACTTTATTTCTCCTACTGTAAATTCGGAAGGGCAAACCATCTTAGTGAAGGCGCTCTTCAACAATGTAGGCCGCAAGCTTAAAGATAGCCAATATGTAGAGGCCAAGGTTATTTGGAACACAGAGCCAGGTTTGCTGATTCCGTCAGCAGCGATCAGCCGCTCGGGAAGTAAAAATTTCGTATATGTGGTGGGTGAAGAACCCAATGAGTCTGGACAGGAGATTGTCAACCTCAAGCCTGTAGAGCTAGGAGATATCCAAGGCGGTCGCTATCGCGTGATGTCTGGGTTAGAAGAAGGCGATCGCATTGCTGTCTCTAATATCCTCAAGCTCCAAGACGGTGCACCGATTGTTCCAGAAGTAGTTAGCAAACAGCCCTTTACTGAAAGTGAAGCGAACAGTGAAGTCGACTCTAGTGCAGATAGTGCGCAAAGAGACACTAACTCCTGA
- a CDS encoding efflux RND transporter permease subunit, with translation MSVSGNFIKRPVLTTVCTIVIMLIGGVCIPLLPINYLPDISPVQIRVSSFYTGADVQTVENTVTTILEREINGVAGMDYISSETYAGTSNISVYFPPGSDKDISQVNVQNRVAQALPKLPSTVQQLGVTTKATSSSILMVYGIYGENGEYDDIFISDYVDANIVDTLKRIKGVGDVTVFGSKQNAMRLWLDPSALAARGLTILDVSNALRTQSVVVGAGAIGQAPVPEGQNFELPIRIQGRFTDTAEFENLVVKTLPDGGLVRLRDVGYAKIGGENYATNALINGQQGVAIAVSQLPGSNALDVGNNTKAVIAELSKKFPPGMTASLVYDTTEFIQVSIQEVLITLMQAIGLVILVIFIFLQDWRTTIIPAVAIPVALVGALGFAFAFGFSLNSLTLFGLILATGLVVDDAIVIVEAVTTKINEGLLPKQASLAVMDEIAGAVVSTSLVLMAVFIPVAFFPGTTGALYQQFALIIAFSVAVSTFNALSFSPSMAAILLKPKSTEAATNHSGRVNPLQWFFNKFNQAQDWLIAKYRSVVALFVRMRYIIIGVFVLGLIATYQMFMIVPSGFVPNEDQGILLGIVQGPDGVSLGYTDDVIESVGETISSIPEVEGYFAASGASLEGAGPNRGMFFAKLKPWDERAGEGEDVDSILQKINGTFYQNQEAIAAGFNPPPIPGFSATGGIELQFQDQTGGDYSIDDFLGSAREVLARANAEEAIGSASTQFTAGAPQLEINLDRNQLEALNIDFQQALQTIGATIGSQYVNDFTLGARGYKVFVQAQGDFRNSPEDLQSLYVRSRDNQMIPLGAIAQVNSVTGPQIIYHYNGFRTIKFQAQPADGFSSGQAIAALNESLAEVSFPGLESDWIGLAKEEIAAGNLGLLVFAFGIIMVFLTLSAQYESYIDPIIILLTVPLALLGALSFVAVRDMQNDVYVQVALVMLIGLASKNAILIVEFANQEKEAGATIVEAAKRAGEARFRAILMTAVSSLVGFFPLVISTGAGSASRRVIGTALFGGLLVSTVLSFLVVPVLYVVIKSLEANFLKDESSSGGSDTLDGGSKGGGIELAAAGTGNVGSPEVVFPPVKIEGEDLI, from the coding sequence ATGTCTGTTTCTGGAAACTTTATCAAACGACCGGTACTCACCACCGTTTGTACCATCGTGATTATGTTGATTGGTGGCGTATGTATTCCACTGCTGCCGATTAATTACCTACCAGATATTTCTCCCGTCCAGATTCGGGTGTCCAGTTTCTATACCGGAGCCGATGTGCAAACCGTGGAGAATACGGTCACCACCATTCTAGAACGCGAGATTAATGGGGTGGCTGGGATGGACTACATCAGTTCAGAAACCTATGCCGGAACTAGTAATATTTCGGTCTACTTTCCTCCCGGCAGTGATAAAGATATCAGTCAAGTAAACGTTCAAAACCGAGTGGCTCAGGCATTGCCCAAGCTGCCGAGTACGGTACAACAGTTGGGGGTAACAACCAAAGCAACCTCTAGTAGCATCTTGATGGTCTACGGCATATATGGAGAAAACGGTGAGTATGACGACATTTTCATTAGTGACTACGTCGATGCCAATATTGTCGACACCCTCAAGCGAATAAAGGGAGTGGGTGATGTTACGGTTTTTGGCAGTAAGCAAAATGCTATGCGTTTATGGCTCGATCCTAGCGCGCTCGCAGCTCGCGGACTGACCATTTTGGATGTCTCTAATGCCTTGAGAACCCAAAGTGTGGTAGTTGGTGCCGGTGCCATTGGTCAAGCGCCTGTGCCGGAGGGTCAGAATTTTGAGCTGCCAATTCGGATTCAAGGTCGATTTACAGACACCGCTGAGTTCGAGAACCTGGTAGTTAAAACGCTACCTGATGGAGGATTGGTGCGTTTGCGAGACGTAGGGTATGCCAAAATCGGTGGTGAGAACTATGCTACCAATGCTCTGATTAATGGTCAGCAAGGTGTCGCCATAGCGGTCTCCCAGTTGCCAGGCAGTAATGCCTTAGATGTAGGCAACAATACAAAAGCTGTGATAGCTGAATTGAGTAAGAAATTTCCCCCTGGGATGACGGCTTCATTGGTGTACGACACCACTGAGTTTATCCAGGTTTCTATTCAAGAAGTGTTGATCACTCTCATGCAGGCGATTGGCCTAGTTATTTTGGTGATCTTTATCTTTTTACAAGACTGGCGCACCACGATTATTCCTGCAGTTGCGATTCCAGTAGCCCTAGTTGGCGCGCTGGGTTTCGCCTTCGCCTTTGGCTTTTCGCTCAACAGTTTGACTTTGTTTGGCTTGATTTTGGCAACAGGTCTGGTAGTAGACGACGCGATCGTAATTGTGGAAGCGGTCACGACCAAGATCAATGAGGGACTGCTGCCAAAACAAGCTTCTCTAGCCGTAATGGATGAGATCGCTGGTGCGGTAGTATCCACTTCATTGGTTTTGATGGCAGTGTTTATTCCGGTGGCTTTTTTCCCTGGAACAACAGGCGCACTCTATCAGCAGTTTGCCCTGATCATTGCTTTTTCGGTGGCTGTTTCTACCTTCAACGCCCTCAGCTTTAGCCCGAGCATGGCCGCTATTTTACTAAAGCCAAAAAGCACAGAAGCGGCAACTAACCACAGTGGCCGCGTCAATCCCCTACAGTGGTTCTTCAACAAATTCAACCAGGCTCAAGATTGGCTCATAGCGAAATATAGAAGCGTTGTTGCTCTGTTTGTTCGAATGCGCTACATCATCATTGGGGTGTTCGTACTTGGCCTAATTGCTACCTATCAAATGTTCATGATAGTGCCCAGTGGCTTCGTCCCGAATGAAGACCAAGGGATTCTTCTAGGTATTGTGCAAGGGCCAGACGGGGTTTCTCTAGGCTACACAGACGATGTGATCGAGTCGGTAGGAGAAACCATCAGCAGCATTCCCGAAGTAGAAGGCTATTTTGCTGCGAGTGGCGCTTCGCTAGAGGGCGCAGGCCCGAACCGAGGCATGTTTTTTGCCAAGCTCAAACCTTGGGACGAGCGCGCTGGCGAAGGCGAAGATGTCGATAGTATCTTACAGAAAATCAACGGCACATTCTATCAAAATCAAGAAGCTATTGCCGCCGGGTTTAACCCACCACCGATTCCCGGATTTAGTGCCACCGGAGGGATCGAACTTCAGTTTCAAGATCAGACAGGGGGTGACTACAGCATTGATGATTTCTTAGGTAGTGCCCGTGAGGTGCTAGCGCGTGCGAATGCGGAAGAAGCGATTGGTTCGGCCAGTACTCAGTTCACAGCGGGCGCGCCACAGTTGGAAATCAATCTCGATCGAAACCAGCTCGAAGCATTAAATATTGACTTTCAACAGGCCCTGCAAACGATTGGTGCCACGATTGGATCGCAGTACGTTAACGATTTCACGTTAGGGGCCCGAGGTTATAAGGTATTTGTGCAGGCGCAAGGTGATTTCCGAAATTCGCCAGAAGATCTGCAAAGCTTGTACGTGCGATCGCGTGATAATCAGATGATTCCTCTAGGTGCGATCGCTCAAGTGAACTCAGTAACGGGTCCGCAGATTATCTATCACTACAACGGTTTTCGTACGATTAAGTTTCAAGCACAGCCAGCCGATGGATTCTCTAGTGGTCAGGCGATCGCCGCCCTAAATGAATCTTTAGCAGAAGTCTCTTTCCCTGGTTTAGAATCAGACTGGATTGGTCTTGCTAAGGAAGAGATAGCTGCTGGCAACCTAGGGCTGCTGGTCTTCGCTTTCGGTATCATCATGGTGTTTCTCACACTATCGGCTCAGTACGAAAGCTATATCGACCCGATCATTATTCTGCTTACGGTACCACTAGCACTGCTCGGAGCCCTGAGCTTTGTCGCTGTGCGAGACATGCAAAACGATGTGTATGTGCAGGTAGCTTTGGTGATGCTGATCGGACTAGCTAGTAAAAACGCCATTCTGATTGTTGAATTCGCAAACCAGGAAAAGGAAGCCGGTGCAACAATTGTAGAGGCTGCTAAGAGAGCTGGCGAGGCTAGATTCAGAGCTATTTTGATGACTGCCGTATCGTCTTTAGTAGGCTTCTTCCCATTGGTGATTTCGACCGGTGCAGGCTCAGCCTCACGCCGGGTCATTGGAACTGCACTCTTTGGCGGACTACTGGTCTCAACAGTGCTTAGCTTTTTGGTTGTGCCGGTACTGTACGTGGTGATCAAAAGTTTAGAAGCAAACTTCTTGAAGGATGAATCTTCTTCAGGTGGGTCTGATACTCTTGATGGGGGTAGTAAAGGTGGCGGTATAGAACTCGCGGCGGCAGGTACTGGCAATGTAGGAAGCCCTGAAGTTGTGTTCCCACCTGTCAAGATTGAAGGTGAAGACTTGATTTAG
- a CDS encoding sll0787 family AIR synthase-like protein, translating to MQQTLSQIVHLLQSAASILNKQDIQTAATAIGQYVPGVDGSQIRLGDDCAAIFDGDGYLLLAAEGIWPQLVLSDPWFAGWCAVMVNLSDIAAMGGSAIAVVDALWSRSQEETQQIWAGMRAAATAYGVPIVGGHTNCHSEYSGLAVAVLGRASQLITSFEASPGDTLMMVINMAGVYYGDYPFWNAATMAEPAMLRSHLSKLTDLANANLCSAGKDISMGGLAGTLLMLCEASGCGALLDLNRVPRPVGVPWTKWLTSFPSYGFLLSVPPNNVAAVKRLFASNQVVCQTVGEITPMTSVVLQLQDERRLLWDLTRSLTGFGNTQIQQND from the coding sequence ATGCAGCAAACGCTTTCGCAGATTGTTCATTTGCTTCAGTCGGCTGCCAGCATCTTGAATAAACAAGATATTCAAACGGCAGCCACTGCAATCGGACAGTATGTACCTGGCGTAGATGGCTCACAGATTCGACTAGGGGATGATTGCGCAGCGATTTTCGATGGGGACGGCTATTTGCTGCTAGCAGCAGAAGGCATCTGGCCGCAGCTAGTTTTGAGCGATCCGTGGTTTGCCGGGTGGTGTGCGGTGATGGTTAATCTATCGGATATCGCGGCTATGGGAGGAAGCGCGATCGCTGTTGTAGATGCGCTATGGAGTCGTTCGCAAGAAGAAACTCAACAGATATGGGCAGGTATGCGAGCAGCCGCAACTGCCTACGGCGTTCCCATCGTAGGTGGACATACAAACTGTCATAGCGAGTACAGCGGTTTGGCCGTAGCGGTATTAGGACGGGCAAGTCAGCTGATCACCAGCTTCGAGGCTAGTCCGGGGGATACGCTGATGATGGTGATCAATATGGCAGGGGTCTATTACGGCGACTATCCCTTTTGGAACGCAGCGACTATGGCAGAACCGGCTATGTTGCGATCACACCTATCAAAGTTAACCGATCTAGCTAATGCCAATCTATGCAGCGCCGGTAAAGACATTAGTATGGGTGGTTTGGCGGGCACGTTGTTGATGCTGTGCGAGGCTTCTGGCTGTGGGGCTTTGCTAGATTTGAACAGAGTGCCGCGCCCGGTTGGTGTGCCATGGACTAAGTGGCTGACGAGCTTTCCTAGCTATGGATTTCTATTAAGCGTACCGCCAAACAATGTTGCAGCAGTTAAGAGACTATTTGCTTCTAATCAGGTTGTTTGTCAGACAGTTGGAGAAATCACTCCGATGACTAGCGTCGTGCTGCAGTTGCAAGATGAGCGGCGGCTACTATGGGATTTGACGCGATCGCTCACAGGGTTCGGCAATACACAGATTCAACAGAATGATTAA
- a CDS encoding MSMEG_0567/Sll0786 family nitrogen starvation N-acetyltransferase codes for MAKRTYSFELALSTDEIDSYFDLRSQIFCKEQELFEQTDRDAIDQKSYPIVAIAHEEDKPNQIVGVVRIYEQSPRLWYGGRLGVHPDFRRVGRIGKGLIQKAVTTANTWGCDRFLATVQLQNVRFFTRLHWESLETLEILERPHHLMQADLDYYPPTDQPRPALPILNVA; via the coding sequence GTGGCTAAACGAACTTACAGCTTTGAATTAGCGCTATCAACCGACGAGATAGATAGTTACTTTGACCTACGATCGCAGATTTTCTGTAAAGAACAAGAACTGTTTGAACAAACAGATCGCGATGCTATCGATCAGAAGTCTTATCCCATTGTGGCGATCGCCCATGAAGAGGACAAACCCAACCAAATCGTCGGCGTTGTCAGAATCTATGAGCAGTCTCCTCGCCTTTGGTACGGTGGGCGACTCGGCGTGCATCCTGACTTTCGCCGGGTTGGTCGCATTGGTAAAGGATTAATCCAAAAAGCAGTCACGACCGCGAATACCTGGGGTTGCGATCGCTTTCTGGCCACGGTTCAGTTGCAGAACGTTCGTTTCTTTACTCGCCTACACTGGGAGAGCCTAGAAACGCTAGAAATCCTAGAGCGCCCTCATCACCTCATGCAAGCCGATTTAGACTATTACCCTCCCACCGACCAGCCACGCCCTGCCTTACCGATCCTAAACGTAGCGTAG
- a CDS encoding YMGG-like glycine zipper-containing protein, with protein MGIKLGKQMVLSVIILSGCAFATASAAKAQPRSYSYDSVSRYCDDVSRDAADRQFSGHPIVGQAARGATRGFVLGSVFGDDGGKGALVGASLGTVGGLSAQSDDWDDYRRAEYERCMDRNGY; from the coding sequence GTGGGAATAAAGTTAGGCAAGCAGATGGTCCTAAGCGTGATCATTCTGTCTGGTTGCGCTTTCGCAACGGCCAGTGCTGCGAAAGCGCAGCCACGGAGCTACAGCTATGATTCTGTTTCTCGCTACTGCGACGATGTATCGCGAGACGCTGCCGACCGCCAATTCTCTGGTCACCCCATCGTTGGGCAGGCCGCCCGCGGTGCCACTAGAGGATTTGTTCTGGGTTCAGTTTTTGGTGACGATGGTGGCAAAGGTGCGCTTGTAGGCGCGTCTCTAGGCACTGTGGGTGGACTCAGTGCGCAGAGCGACGACTGGGACGATTATCGCAGAGCTGAGTACGAGCGCTGTATGGACCGAAATGGTTACTAA
- a CDS encoding HdeA/HdeB family chaperone, with product MKKLSWFILSASVATLGITAYGNSQVIAQEETTVPAATVDQIDLEALTCRDFLKTPGDEQTNLMIFMHGYMSGVSETTTIDAPALVAASDSIVDGCIDDPEGTLLSQFEANR from the coding sequence ATGAAAAAGCTTAGTTGGTTTATTTTGTCTGCTTCTGTTGCAACACTGGGTATCACAGCCTATGGAAATTCTCAGGTGATCGCTCAAGAAGAGACTACTGTACCCGCCGCTACCGTAGATCAGATTGATTTGGAAGCTCTCACTTGCCGCGACTTTCTCAAAACACCTGGTGATGAGCAAACAAATTTGATGATATTCATGCATGGCTACATGAGTGGTGTCTCTGAGACTACAACGATTGATGCACCTGCGTTAGTCGCTGCCTCAGACAGTATTGTCGATGGCTGCATAGATGATCCCGAAGGAACGCTGCTCAGTCAATTTGAAGCCAACCGCTAG
- a CDS encoding potassium channel family protein: MILLTKSLSLPRALLSVYTAIAVLAYLLILGANLGWMGDALSIRYALIAQSVYAIYLGGAAYWIGKDIFTAAEVTADTIRGGISVYLLIGFVWALFYGMVAVLNPEAFSQPMFDAGGVEGAYQKTFHFSFTTLTTLGYGDIVPISDIALVLTNLEAIIGQMYSTVFIAILVGGYLARRE, translated from the coding sequence ATGATCTTGCTCACTAAGAGCCTCTCGCTACCCAGAGCTTTGCTCTCCGTCTACACAGCCATTGCTGTGCTAGCGTATCTACTCATCCTCGGCGCGAACTTAGGCTGGATGGGTGATGCTTTGTCTATCCGTTATGCTCTGATCGCTCAGAGTGTTTATGCCATTTATCTTGGAGGAGCAGCCTACTGGATTGGTAAAGATATCTTCACCGCTGCTGAAGTCACGGCAGACACCATTCGAGGAGGTATCAGTGTCTATTTGCTGATTGGCTTTGTCTGGGCGCTGTTTTATGGCATGGTTGCTGTGCTCAATCCTGAAGCCTTCTCTCAGCCTATGTTTGATGCTGGTGGGGTAGAAGGTGCCTACCAAAAGACGTTTCACTTCAGCTTTACAACGCTCACTACCCTAGGCTACGGCGATATCGTTCCAATAAGTGATATCGCTCTAGTTTTGACGAACTTAGAAGCGATTATTGGCCAAATGTATTCAACAGTATTCATCGCCATTCTAGTAGGCGGCTATCTTGCACGTCGTGAGTAA